The following proteins are co-located in the bacterium genome:
- a CDS encoding epoxide hydrolase 1 yields the protein MSDIQPFQISASDEELEDLRRRLQNTRWPEAETPDDWSQGIPLAYTQEVCTYWAEKYDWRAREARLNRFEQFKTGIDGLGIHFVHVRSPHENALPLVITHGWPGSIVEFQKIIEPLTNPTAHGGDAADAFHVVCPSLPGFGFSDKPTGPGWGVPKIAAAWAKLMPKLGYPSYVAQGGDWGAMVTTAIGLQDPENCRGIHLNMPIVPPDPETMAELTEQEKSALAGMQHYQDKDSGYSKQQSTRPQTLGYGLTDSPAGQAAWILEKFWSWTDCDGHPENALTRDEMLDNVMLYWLPATAASSGRLYWESFTQVSMDPVSIPVGCTIFPKEIFRCSRRWAEKRFPNLIHWSEPERGGHFAAFEQPATFIDEIRTCFRSLR from the coding sequence ATGTCCGACATCCAGCCCTTCCAAATTTCCGCCAGTGACGAAGAACTCGAGGATCTCCGCCGTCGCCTCCAGAACACGCGTTGGCCCGAGGCCGAGACTCCCGATGATTGGTCCCAGGGCATCCCTCTGGCCTACACCCAGGAAGTCTGCACGTACTGGGCGGAAAAATACGACTGGCGTGCCCGCGAGGCGCGACTGAACCGCTTCGAGCAATTCAAGACCGGGATCGACGGTCTGGGCATCCATTTCGTTCATGTGCGCTCACCTCATGAGAACGCGCTTCCGCTCGTGATCACCCATGGATGGCCTGGTTCGATCGTAGAGTTCCAGAAGATCATCGAGCCGCTGACGAATCCGACCGCGCATGGCGGGGATGCCGCCGACGCTTTCCATGTCGTCTGCCCCTCGCTCCCGGGCTTTGGCTTTTCGGACAAGCCGACCGGGCCGGGCTGGGGCGTTCCGAAAATTGCAGCAGCCTGGGCCAAACTGATGCCGAAGCTTGGCTACCCGAGCTATGTCGCCCAGGGCGGCGACTGGGGCGCGATGGTCACGACGGCGATCGGCCTGCAGGATCCGGAGAACTGCCGCGGCATCCACCTGAACATGCCAATCGTGCCTCCGGACCCGGAGACCATGGCCGAGCTCACCGAACAGGAGAAGAGCGCGCTCGCCGGGATGCAGCACTACCAGGACAAGGACTCGGGCTACTCGAAGCAGCAGAGCACGCGTCCTCAGACCCTGGGCTACGGACTCACGGATTCTCCCGCCGGCCAGGCCGCATGGATACTCGAGAAGTTCTGGTCATGGACGGATTGCGATGGCCACCCGGAGAACGCTCTCACGCGGGACGAGATGCTCGACAATGTGATGCTCTATTGGCTCCCGGCGACGGCCGCATCCTCCGGTCGCCTCTACTGGGAGAGCTTCACCCAGGTCAGTATGGATCCCGTTTCCATTCCCGTCGGCTGCACGATCTTCCCGAAAGAGATCTTCCGCTGCTCACGCCGCTGGGCCGAGAAACGCTTCCCGAATCTCATCCACTGGAGCGAGCCCGAACGCGGAGGCCACTTCGCCGCCTTCGAACAACCCGCAACATTCATCGACGAGATACGAACCTGCTTCCGCTCCCTCCGCTAA
- a CDS encoding MAPEG family protein: MLLEELLSNAAIKAWALSSIVVALKTLATGVLVSSIRIRKNVFSSPEDYELQKLQPQTATDEEVERARRVHLNDLEAGLPFVLVGFIYALTQPSTLGLWICFAGFPIGRILHLVAYMKGLMPHRTAVWAIGFMVTIWMALSSAYSILT; the protein is encoded by the coding sequence ATGCTCTTGGAAGAACTTCTCTCGAACGCCGCCATCAAGGCCTGGGCGCTTTCGTCCATCGTGGTCGCACTCAAGACGCTCGCTACAGGCGTACTCGTCAGCTCCATCCGCATCCGCAAGAACGTGTTCAGCTCGCCCGAGGACTACGAGCTGCAGAAGCTCCAGCCCCAGACCGCGACGGATGAGGAGGTCGAGCGCGCGCGTCGGGTTCATCTGAACGATCTGGAAGCGGGATTGCCCTTCGTGCTGGTGGGGTTCATCTACGCCCTGACCCAGCCGAGCACCCTCGGGTTGTGGATCTGCTTCGCGGGCTTCCCGATCGGCCGCATCCTGCATCTCGTCGCCTACATGAAGGGGCTCATGCCCCACCGCACGGCGGTCTGGGCGATCGGATTCATGGTCACGATCTGGATGGCTTTGAGCTCCGCCTACTCCATCCTCACGTAG
- a CDS encoding amidohydrolase family protein, with protein MHDLVIRGGTVVDGTGAKARQADVAIQGDRIVAVGSDVGPAKREIDAKGLLVTPGWVDIHTHYDGQVTWDPYLTPSGWNGVTTLVMGNCGVGFAPVRPGQQDFLIQLMEGVEDIPGTALAEGIDWAWESFPEYLDAVEKIPRAIDVATQVPHGAVRAYVMGERGAKNEKATPGEISEMAAIVKEGLEAGALGFSTSRTLLHRAKDGELVPGTTAEDEEVLGIGRMLGEVGHGVFEVASDLAPEGDELRWMRKLGKETGRPVTFACLQSPADPDQWKRLMAVVDEDRAEGGHLTPQVAQRPAGMLFGFESTFQPFMLRKAFAPYGALPREERLQKLAEPAVREAILAERPNLAGLPGVAALVAGAWHMMFPLGDPPEYEPAPDQSLAAIANRKGCSPDEVAYDLMLEGGFVYMPLLGYANGDLEPIRQMMLHESSVFGLSDGGAHCGLICDASMPSFLLTHWVRDRERGERIPLEVVVERQTRRTAAFYGMEDRGTVAPGMRADVNLIDFDALHLHAPEMVYDLPAEGRRLIQKVDGYRYTIKNGEIIYEDGEPTGTLPGGLVRGPQAAPTA; from the coding sequence ATGCATGATCTCGTGATTCGCGGCGGCACCGTGGTAGACGGAACGGGCGCCAAGGCGCGCCAGGCCGACGTGGCGATCCAAGGCGATCGCATCGTCGCGGTCGGCAGCGACGTCGGCCCGGCCAAGCGCGAGATCGATGCCAAGGGCTTGCTCGTCACACCAGGCTGGGTCGACATCCATACCCACTACGACGGCCAGGTGACCTGGGATCCCTATCTCACGCCCTCCGGCTGGAATGGCGTGACGACCCTCGTGATGGGGAATTGTGGCGTCGGGTTCGCACCGGTCCGCCCGGGCCAACAGGATTTCCTGATTCAGTTGATGGAGGGAGTCGAAGACATTCCGGGCACCGCGCTGGCCGAAGGGATCGACTGGGCGTGGGAGAGCTTTCCCGAGTACCTGGACGCTGTGGAGAAGATTCCCCGCGCAATCGACGTGGCGACCCAGGTTCCCCATGGCGCCGTGCGGGCCTATGTCATGGGTGAGCGCGGCGCGAAGAACGAGAAAGCGACCCCAGGGGAGATCTCTGAGATGGCGGCGATCGTGAAGGAGGGCCTCGAGGCCGGAGCTCTCGGCTTCTCGACCTCGCGCACGCTCTTGCATCGGGCCAAGGACGGCGAGCTGGTACCTGGCACCACGGCCGAGGACGAAGAGGTGCTCGGCATCGGACGCATGTTAGGTGAAGTGGGGCACGGGGTGTTCGAGGTGGCGAGTGATCTCGCGCCCGAAGGCGACGAGCTGCGCTGGATGCGCAAGCTTGGCAAGGAGACGGGCCGCCCGGTGACCTTTGCGTGTCTGCAGAGCCCGGCCGATCCGGACCAGTGGAAACGACTCATGGCGGTGGTCGATGAGGATCGGGCCGAAGGCGGGCACCTGACACCCCAGGTGGCGCAACGGCCGGCGGGCATGCTGTTCGGCTTCGAGAGCACCTTTCAGCCCTTCATGCTGCGGAAGGCATTTGCGCCCTACGGCGCGCTGCCTCGAGAGGAGAGGCTTCAGAAGCTGGCAGAGCCGGCCGTGCGCGAAGCCATCCTGGCGGAACGGCCGAATCTGGCGGGCCTGCCCGGGGTTGCCGCCCTGGTCGCAGGCGCCTGGCACATGATGTTTCCCCTGGGCGACCCGCCGGAGTACGAGCCGGCACCGGACCAGAGCCTGGCGGCCATCGCAAACCGCAAAGGGTGCAGCCCCGACGAAGTGGCCTACGACCTCATGCTCGAGGGTGGCTTCGTCTACATGCCGCTGCTCGGTTACGCGAACGGCGATCTGGAGCCGATCCGGCAGATGATGCTCCACGAGAGTTCCGTATTCGGGCTCTCGGACGGCGGTGCCCATTGCGGTTTGATCTGTGATGCCAGCATGCCCAGCTTCCTTCTCACCCATTGGGTGCGCGACCGGGAGCGTGGTGAACGGATTCCGCTGGAGGTGGTGGTGGAACGGCAGACGCGTCGCACCGCCGCGTTCTACGGGATGGAAGATCGCGGAACTGTCGCGCCCGGCATGCGCGCAGACGTGAACCTGATCGACTTCGACGCCTTGCATCTGCACGCGCCGGAAATGGTCTACGACCTGCCCGCTGAGGGACGCCGCCTGATCCAGAAGGTCGACGGCTACCGTTACACCATCAAGAACGGGGAGATCATCTACGAGGACGGCGAGCCGACCGGAACATTGCCGGGCGGGCTCGTACGCGGGCCGCAGGCCGCGCCGACGGCCTGA
- a CDS encoding carbamoyl-phosphate synthase large subunit, with amino-acid sequence MKLLVANRGEVAVRVLRAAGDLGIATVATASQDDAASLHLRLADETHMLSGAGPAAYLDAEALVAAAQEAGCDALHPGYGLLSESFELAQACEEAGITWVGPRSETLRALGDKTTARALAERCGLPVLAGTGGATRLEEAQAFLASLAEGEKVMIKALAGGGGRGMRPAESSDALEAAWARCASEAGAAFGNDALYVERLVPAARHIEIQIIGDGQGGIAQLGERECSLQRRHQKLIEIAPSPTLSEELRVQLAEAAVRMAREVGYRSLGTFEYLLDAEDGSEGSWAFIEANARLQVEHTVTEEVIGVDLVAAQLRIAGGATLGDLRLRQEEVPAPRGFALQARINLETLAEDGSVRPSGGVLAVYEPPAGPGIRVDGYGYAGYATNPRFDSLLAKLVAHSPSGDFEAVVARALRGLGEFRIEGTRTNLPLLRSLLAHPDVRANRVTTGFVEAKIPELLAAMPAVVSSQQTADAGHAGIRLESNDPLAVLEHGKGVPVAASQTSAGPAPPLPPAVGPPGTEPVPAPLQGTIVSLAIGVGDAIARDQPLLVMEAMKMEHVIAADRSGFVRAVAVAPGDTVLEGHPLLFLEEAEVDREAGEEQETIDLDHVRPDLAEIQERHALGLDPARPEAVARRRKTGQRTARENVEDLCDPGSFIEYGAVVIAAQRRRRSLDDLIRRTPADGLVAGIGSVNGDHFGEQASRCAALSYDYTVLAGTQGLQNHRKKDRMFELAENLRIPLVFLTEGGGGRPGDTDGVGVAGLDCMAFHFIARLSGLVPLVGITSGRCFAGNAALLGCCDVVIATEGSNIGMGGPAMIEGGGLGVFRPEEVGPMSDHVPSGVVDIPVADEAEAVQVAKQYLSYFQGPLAEWECVDQRLLRSAIPENRLRIYDVRKVIESVADTGSVLELRRGFGAGMVTALARMEGRPLGIIANNPTHLAGAIDSDGADKAARFMQLCDGFDLPILFLCDTPGIMVGPEAEKTALVRHASRMFVTAASVSVPFFTIVLRKGYGLGAQAMAGGSFKAGVFTVAWPTGEFGGMGLEGAVKLGFRKELAAEEDPEKRRALYDEMVARMYQHGKALNTASTFEIDDVIDPAESRTWVLRALRSAPPPVPRTGKKRPCIDTW; translated from the coding sequence ATGAAGCTGTTGGTGGCGAATCGAGGCGAAGTCGCCGTGCGCGTGCTTCGTGCTGCCGGAGACCTGGGAATCGCGACGGTTGCCACGGCTTCACAGGATGACGCGGCGAGCCTCCATCTGCGTCTGGCCGATGAAACGCACATGCTTTCGGGTGCCGGGCCCGCGGCCTATCTGGATGCCGAAGCCCTGGTCGCCGCGGCACAGGAGGCCGGCTGCGACGCACTCCACCCTGGCTATGGGTTGCTGAGCGAGAGTTTCGAGCTGGCGCAGGCCTGTGAAGAAGCGGGCATCACCTGGGTCGGCCCGCGGTCGGAGACCTTGCGGGCACTCGGAGACAAAACGACAGCGCGCGCGCTGGCCGAGCGTTGTGGCCTTCCCGTCCTGGCCGGAACCGGTGGAGCGACCCGCCTGGAGGAGGCTCAAGCCTTCCTGGCTTCGCTCGCTGAGGGTGAGAAGGTCATGATCAAGGCGCTCGCCGGCGGCGGCGGCCGGGGCATGCGGCCCGCGGAGAGCTCGGACGCGCTGGAGGCAGCCTGGGCGCGCTGCGCCTCAGAGGCCGGCGCGGCATTCGGCAACGATGCCCTCTACGTTGAACGGTTGGTACCGGCCGCCCGCCATATCGAGATCCAGATCATCGGGGATGGCCAGGGCGGCATCGCGCAACTCGGCGAACGCGAGTGCAGCCTGCAACGGCGGCACCAGAAGCTGATCGAGATCGCTCCGAGCCCGACGCTTTCGGAGGAACTGCGCGTCCAGCTTGCGGAGGCCGCCGTTCGCATGGCCCGGGAGGTCGGCTACCGCAGTCTCGGCACCTTCGAGTACCTTCTGGATGCGGAGGACGGTTCCGAGGGAAGCTGGGCGTTCATCGAAGCGAACGCCAGGCTGCAGGTGGAACACACGGTCACCGAAGAGGTGATCGGTGTGGATCTCGTGGCCGCCCAGCTTCGCATCGCCGGCGGCGCAACCCTGGGAGACTTGAGACTTCGACAGGAAGAGGTGCCTGCGCCCCGCGGTTTCGCGCTCCAGGCGCGGATCAATCTGGAAACGCTGGCGGAAGATGGCAGCGTGCGGCCGTCGGGTGGTGTCCTGGCGGTCTATGAGCCGCCCGCGGGCCCGGGCATCCGGGTGGATGGCTATGGCTACGCCGGCTACGCAACCAACCCACGCTTCGATTCGCTGCTTGCAAAGCTCGTTGCCCATTCGCCTTCGGGAGATTTCGAGGCGGTCGTTGCAAGAGCGCTTCGCGGGTTGGGCGAGTTCCGGATCGAAGGCACGCGAACCAATCTGCCGCTCCTCCGAAGCCTGTTGGCCCATCCGGACGTCCGTGCGAACCGTGTGACGACCGGTTTCGTCGAAGCCAAGATTCCGGAGCTGTTGGCGGCGATGCCTGCCGTCGTGTCTTCACAGCAAACGGCGGATGCAGGGCACGCGGGTATACGTCTCGAAAGCAACGACCCCCTGGCGGTGCTGGAGCACGGCAAGGGGGTGCCTGTCGCCGCGAGCCAAACGAGCGCCGGCCCCGCCCCGCCCTTGCCGCCGGCCGTTGGCCCCCCCGGAACCGAACCCGTCCCCGCGCCTCTCCAGGGCACGATCGTCAGCCTGGCGATCGGCGTCGGTGATGCGATCGCCCGCGACCAACCCCTGCTGGTGATGGAGGCGATGAAGATGGAGCACGTCATCGCGGCCGACCGCAGCGGGTTCGTACGGGCCGTGGCGGTAGCTCCGGGTGACACGGTCCTGGAGGGCCATCCGCTGCTGTTCCTCGAGGAAGCTGAAGTCGATCGCGAGGCCGGAGAGGAACAGGAAACCATCGATCTGGATCACGTGCGTCCGGATCTGGCTGAGATCCAGGAGCGCCACGCATTGGGCCTCGACCCGGCGCGTCCGGAGGCGGTGGCACGTCGACGCAAGACCGGCCAGCGAACCGCGCGAGAGAATGTGGAGGATCTCTGCGATCCGGGCTCCTTCATCGAGTACGGCGCGGTCGTCATCGCTGCGCAGCGTCGCCGGCGCAGCCTCGATGATCTGATTCGTCGCACCCCGGCAGACGGGCTGGTGGCGGGCATCGGTAGCGTGAACGGCGATCACTTCGGGGAGCAGGCCTCGCGCTGCGCGGCCCTCTCCTACGACTACACGGTGCTGGCCGGCACCCAGGGCCTGCAGAACCATCGCAAGAAGGACCGCATGTTCGAGCTGGCCGAGAACCTGCGGATCCCGCTGGTCTTCCTGACCGAAGGCGGCGGCGGCCGGCCCGGCGATACGGACGGCGTTGGCGTCGCGGGCCTCGATTGCATGGCCTTCCACTTCATTGCGCGGTTGTCGGGCCTCGTACCGCTGGTGGGCATCACATCAGGCCGTTGTTTTGCGGGCAACGCCGCGCTCCTGGGCTGCTGCGATGTCGTGATTGCGACCGAGGGCTCGAACATCGGCATGGGAGGCCCTGCAATGATCGAGGGCGGCGGCCTCGGTGTGTTCCGGCCCGAGGAAGTGGGCCCGATGTCCGACCATGTGCCGAGCGGCGTGGTCGACATCCCGGTCGCCGACGAAGCCGAGGCCGTGCAGGTGGCCAAGCAGTACCTCTCGTATTTCCAGGGCCCGCTGGCCGAATGGGAGTGTGTCGACCAGCGCCTGCTGCGTAGCGCCATTCCGGAGAACCGGCTGCGCATCTACGATGTGCGAAAGGTCATCGAGAGCGTGGCCGACACGGGTTCGGTGCTCGAGCTTCGCCGGGGCTTCGGCGCCGGGATGGTCACGGCGCTTGCGCGCATGGAAGGTCGCCCGCTCGGCATCATTGCCAACAATCCGACCCACCTGGCAGGTGCCATCGATAGCGACGGCGCCGACAAGGCCGCGCGCTTCATGCAGCTCTGTGACGGATTCGATCTGCCGATCCTGTTCTTATGCGATACGCCCGGCATCATGGTGGGGCCCGAGGCAGAGAAGACGGCCCTGGTTCGCCATGCGAGCCGCATGTTCGTGACGGCTGCCAGCGTGAGCGTGCCCTTCTTCACGATCGTCCTGCGCAAGGGCTATGGCCTGGGCGCCCAGGCGATGGCAGGTGGCAGCTTCAAGGCCGGTGTCTTCACCGTGGCCTGGCCGACGGGCGAGTTCGGAGGGATGGGCCTCGAAGGCGCTGTGAAGCTCGGCTTTCGCAAGGAGCTGGCCGCCGAAGAGGATCCGGAAAAACGCCGAGCGCTCTACGACGAAATGGTCGCCCGCATGTACCAGCACGGGAAAGCCCTCAATACCGCATCGACCTTCGAGATCGACGATGTCATCGACCCGGCTGAATCCCGAACCTGGGTGCTGCGCGCCCTCCGCTCGGCTCCGCCGCCCGTGCCCCGAACGGGCAAGAAACGCCCCTGCATCGATACCTGGTAG
- a CDS encoding PilZ domain-containing protein, with amino-acid sequence MEHAPERRREPRVPVDADVWLLGWNGLRRGRLRNASSASLGISYRGRAPARGARVLVFLPTRRKLRWPAALVARVVHRDAELGLAFTSIPRGTRPWLRSLIESSSPEEAPSPRGTERMGERRDDRRQYAERLTALSDRTPHLLVARDLSSEGLRVDLLHWAEIGSELRISFPVPGAGPPIALAARVARHDGTRGTLLRFEAISPDQRDSIGSLLSLLPPLPDGRREGVALAEVA; translated from the coding sequence ATGGAACATGCCCCCGAGCGGCGCCGAGAGCCTCGCGTGCCTGTAGACGCGGACGTGTGGCTCCTGGGTTGGAATGGCCTGCGCCGTGGCCGGTTGCGAAATGCGTCCTCGGCTTCACTGGGAATCTCCTACCGAGGACGCGCGCCGGCTCGGGGCGCTCGCGTTCTCGTCTTCTTGCCCACCCGCAGGAAACTCCGATGGCCCGCCGCCCTGGTAGCGCGGGTCGTCCATCGGGATGCAGAGTTGGGCCTGGCCTTCACGTCGATTCCCCGTGGCACCCGCCCGTGGCTGCGAAGCTTGATCGAAAGCTCCAGCCCCGAAGAAGCGCCGTCACCCCGCGGAACGGAACGCATGGGGGAACGCCGAGACGACCGGCGACAATACGCGGAACGCCTGACGGCCCTCTCCGATCGGACACCGCATCTGCTCGTCGCCCGTGACCTCTCTTCCGAAGGCCTCAGGGTGGATCTCCTCCACTGGGCCGAAATCGGGAGCGAGCTTCGCATTTCGTTCCCGGTGCCCGGAGCCGGCCCACCCATCGCACTTGCTGCGCGCGTGGCACGACACGACGGCACCCGCGGAACCCTGCTCCGCTTCGAAGCGATTTCGCCGGACCAGCGCGACTCCATCGGAAGCCTGCTCTCGCTACTCCCTCCCCTCCCCGATGGGCGCCGGGAAGGCGTTGCTCTCGCCGAAGTGGCCTGA
- a CDS encoding prepilin-type N-terminal cleavage/methylation domain-containing protein: MSVMSRTRRDNGGGFTLLEIVIVVAIIGILAAISSQQYTVYIDRVRVTEAIMDIRGFQSEIRTQEVTDGETPDSLAAAGIGAPLDPWGNPYQFLKIIRPPGPGVNIGQARKDKFLVPINTSFDLYSMGKDGQTKAPLNPPVSRDDVVRANDGSFIGLAEKY, translated from the coding sequence ATGAGCGTGATGAGTCGCACCCGCAGGGACAATGGCGGAGGTTTCACGCTCCTCGAGATCGTCATCGTCGTGGCGATCATCGGCATTCTTGCGGCCATCAGTAGCCAGCAGTACACGGTATATATCGATCGGGTGCGGGTCACCGAGGCGATCATGGACATTCGCGGTTTCCAGAGTGAGATCCGAACACAGGAGGTCACCGACGGTGAAACGCCCGACTCGCTGGCCGCGGCGGGAATTGGCGCTCCACTGGATCCCTGGGGAAACCCCTACCAATTCCTCAAGATCATCCGGCCGCCCGGGCCGGGCGTGAATATCGGGCAGGCGCGCAAGGACAAGTTCCTTGTGCCGATCAACACATCCTTCGACCTCTACAGCATGGGCAAGGATGGACAGACCAAAGCGCCGCTCAACCCCCCGGTGAGCCGCGACGATGTGGTCCGCGCCAACGATGGGTCCTTCATCGGGCTGGCGGAGAAGTACTGA